The following proteins are encoded in a genomic region of Mycolicibacterium rutilum:
- a CDS encoding serine hydrolase has translation MNALARWAAAGLLLVAGCGAQPAEPAGSAEPPPSAQSEVPPPLVPAMPLPENAVDNAVAQLDGLASDLMEKSGIPGMAVAVVHGGKTVYAKGFGVKDVRAEATVDADTVFQLASVSKSLAATVVAHQVGQKAVGWDTPIVSELPWFALSDPAVTRMVTVGDMMSHRSGLPDHAGDTLEDLGYDRRQVLERLRQLPLDPFRVSYAYTNFGFTAGAEAVAVNAGKPWETLADDVLFGPLGMGVTSYRFADYEARTNRAVGHIHVDGRYEPSYVRDADAEGPAGGASSSVNDMTRWLAMVLADGKHDGRQLLDPKALLPALSPQVTSSPASEPAMRSGFYGFGFNVGTTSAARVELSHSGAFELGAGTNILMLPSADVGIVALTNATPTGVPEALTAQFADLVQFSEVREDWYGLYSAAFAEMDKPAGALVGKQPPANPAPAGPLSSYVGTYANEYWGPARITERDGKLHLALGTKLDVPLEHWDGDTFTFRFVTENAPPGTVSEARFDGNRLVLEYYDTFEKGTFVK, from the coding sequence ATGAACGCACTGGCCCGGTGGGCCGCCGCAGGGCTGTTGCTGGTCGCGGGATGCGGCGCGCAGCCCGCTGAACCCGCCGGGTCGGCTGAGCCGCCGCCGAGCGCGCAGTCCGAGGTGCCGCCGCCGCTGGTGCCCGCGATGCCGCTGCCCGAGAACGCCGTCGACAACGCGGTCGCGCAGCTGGACGGCCTGGCCTCCGACCTGATGGAGAAGTCGGGCATCCCCGGCATGGCGGTGGCCGTCGTGCACGGCGGGAAGACGGTGTACGCCAAGGGATTCGGCGTCAAGGACGTGCGAGCCGAGGCGACGGTCGACGCGGACACGGTCTTCCAGCTGGCCTCGGTGTCCAAGTCGCTGGCCGCCACGGTCGTCGCCCACCAGGTCGGCCAGAAGGCGGTCGGCTGGGACACCCCGATCGTGTCCGAGCTGCCGTGGTTCGCGCTGTCGGACCCCGCGGTAACCCGGATGGTCACCGTCGGCGACATGATGTCGCACCGCTCCGGGCTGCCCGACCACGCCGGCGACACGCTCGAGGACCTCGGCTACGACCGCCGCCAGGTCCTCGAACGGCTGCGCCAGCTGCCGCTCGACCCGTTCCGGGTCTCGTACGCCTACACCAACTTCGGCTTCACCGCGGGCGCGGAGGCCGTCGCTGTCAACGCGGGCAAGCCGTGGGAGACCCTCGCCGACGACGTGCTGTTCGGCCCGCTGGGCATGGGTGTGACGAGTTACCGGTTCGCCGACTACGAGGCCAGGACCAACCGAGCCGTCGGCCATATCCACGTCGACGGCCGCTACGAGCCGTCCTATGTGCGCGACGCCGACGCGGAAGGCCCTGCGGGCGGGGCGAGTTCCTCGGTCAACGACATGACCCGGTGGCTGGCGATGGTGCTCGCCGACGGCAAGCACGACGGCCGGCAGCTCCTGGACCCGAAGGCGTTGCTGCCCGCGCTCAGCCCGCAGGTGACCTCGAGCCCGGCCAGCGAACCCGCGATGCGCTCAGGCTTCTACGGTTTCGGCTTCAACGTCGGGACGACGTCGGCCGCCCGGGTGGAGCTGAGCCACTCCGGTGCGTTCGAACTGGGTGCCGGAACCAACATCCTGATGCTGCCGTCGGCCGACGTCGGAATCGTCGCGCTCACCAACGCCACCCCGACCGGCGTGCCCGAGGCGCTGACCGCACAGTTCGCCGACCTCGTGCAGTTCAGCGAGGTGCGGGAGGACTGGTACGGGCTCTACAGCGCGGCCTTCGCCGAAATGGACAAGCCGGCAGGCGCATTGGTCGGCAAGCAGCCACCCGCCAACCCGGCGCCGGCGGGCCCACTGTCGTCGTATGTCGGCACCTACGCCAACGAGTACTGGGGACCGGCGCGAATCACCGAGCGTGACGGCAAACTGCACCTGGCGTTGGGCACCAAGCTCGACGTGCCGCTCGAACACTGGGACGGCGACACGTTCACCTTCCGCTTCGTCACCGAGAACGCGCCGCCCGGAACGGTTTCCGAGGCCCGCTTCGACGGCAACCGGCTCGTCCTGGAGTACTACGACACGTTCGAGAAGGGGACGTTCGTCAAGTGA
- a CDS encoding cation-translocating P-type ATPase — MTAIPETHAVGLTDAEVAQRIAEGKTNDVPTRAARSVSEIIRSNVFTRINAILGVLFVIVLSTGSVINGAFGLLIIANSAIGIIQELRAKQTLDKLAIVGQAKPLVRRQSGTTAVPPSEVVLDDIIELGPGDQIVVDGEIVEEANLEVDESLLTGEADPIAKDPGDQVMSGSFVVAGSGAYRATKVGREAYAAKLAEEASKFTLVNSELRSGINKILQFITYLLIPAGLLIIYTQLFTTESGWRRSVLAMVGALVPMVPEGLVLMTSIAFAVGVIRLGRRQCLVNELPAIEGLARVDVVCADKTGTLTENGMRVSDLKRLDETDVGNILAQLAVDDGRPNASMQAIAEAYKMPPGWTATAVAPFKSATKWSGASYGEHGNWVIGAPDVLCEPGSPVADQAEQIGADGLRVLLLGASDLPVDHPDAPGRVTPAALVVLEQRVRPDARDTLDYFASQQVSIKVISGDNAVSVGAVAGSLGLHGECMDARQLPQATEELAEALETHTTFGRVRPDQKRSMVHALQSHGHTVAMTGDGVNDVLALKDADIGVAMGSGSSASRAVAQIVLLDNKFATLPYVVGEGRRVIGNIERVSNLFLTKTVYSVLLAIFVGLAGLASKFFGTDPLLFPFQPIHVTIAAWFTIGIPAFVLSLAPNNERAHSGFVRRVMTAALPSGLVVGLATFISYLVAYQGREASSAEQTQASTAALITLLVAAVWVLAVVARPYQWWRVALVAVSGLAYVVIFSIPLARDLFILDISNVKTTTIALLIGVAGAVAVEVIWWVQGAALGEPRRLWRSE; from the coding sequence GTGACCGCCATACCCGAGACCCACGCCGTCGGGTTGACCGACGCCGAAGTCGCGCAACGGATCGCCGAAGGCAAGACCAACGACGTGCCGACCCGCGCGGCGCGCAGCGTCTCCGAGATCATCCGATCCAACGTGTTCACCCGGATCAACGCGATCCTCGGGGTGTTGTTTGTCATCGTGCTGTCCACCGGTTCGGTGATCAACGGCGCGTTCGGCCTGCTGATCATCGCCAACAGCGCCATCGGCATCATCCAGGAGTTGCGGGCCAAGCAGACGCTCGACAAGCTGGCGATCGTCGGGCAGGCCAAACCGTTGGTGCGCAGGCAGTCCGGCACCACCGCGGTGCCGCCCAGCGAGGTCGTGCTCGACGACATCATCGAACTGGGCCCCGGTGACCAGATCGTCGTCGACGGCGAGATCGTCGAGGAGGCCAACCTCGAGGTCGACGAGTCGTTGCTGACGGGGGAGGCCGACCCGATCGCCAAAGACCCCGGCGATCAGGTGATGTCGGGCAGTTTCGTCGTCGCGGGCAGCGGCGCGTACCGGGCCACCAAGGTCGGCAGGGAGGCGTACGCGGCGAAGCTGGCCGAGGAGGCGAGCAAGTTCACGCTGGTCAACTCCGAACTGCGCAGCGGCATCAACAAGATCCTGCAGTTCATCACCTACCTGCTGATCCCCGCCGGCCTGCTGATCATCTACACGCAGTTGTTCACCACCGAATCCGGTTGGCGCCGTTCGGTACTGGCGATGGTCGGCGCGCTGGTGCCGATGGTGCCCGAAGGTCTGGTGCTGATGACGTCGATCGCGTTCGCGGTCGGCGTGATCCGGCTGGGCCGCAGGCAGTGCCTGGTCAACGAATTGCCCGCGATCGAGGGGCTGGCGCGGGTCGACGTGGTGTGCGCCGACAAGACCGGAACGCTGACCGAGAACGGGATGCGGGTGTCGGACCTCAAGCGCCTCGACGAGACCGACGTGGGAAACATCCTGGCGCAGTTGGCCGTCGACGACGGCCGCCCGAACGCCAGCATGCAGGCGATCGCGGAGGCCTACAAGATGCCGCCCGGCTGGACCGCGACCGCCGTCGCACCGTTCAAATCGGCGACCAAGTGGAGCGGCGCGTCCTACGGTGAGCACGGCAACTGGGTGATCGGCGCGCCCGACGTGCTGTGTGAGCCCGGTTCGCCGGTCGCCGATCAGGCCGAGCAGATCGGCGCCGACGGGCTGCGGGTGCTGCTGCTGGGCGCCAGCGACCTGCCGGTCGACCATCCCGACGCGCCGGGCCGCGTGACGCCGGCCGCGCTAGTGGTGCTGGAACAGCGGGTGCGTCCCGACGCGCGGGACACGCTCGACTACTTCGCGTCCCAGCAGGTGTCGATCAAGGTGATCTCGGGCGACAACGCGGTCTCGGTCGGCGCGGTGGCCGGATCGCTGGGGCTGCACGGTGAGTGCATGGACGCCCGGCAGCTGCCGCAGGCCACCGAGGAACTCGCCGAGGCCCTCGAGACGCACACCACCTTCGGCCGGGTGCGGCCCGACCAGAAACGGTCCATGGTCCACGCGCTGCAGTCGCACGGGCACACGGTCGCGATGACCGGTGACGGCGTCAACGACGTACTCGCGCTCAAGGACGCCGACATCGGGGTGGCGATGGGCTCGGGCAGCTCGGCCTCGCGCGCGGTGGCGCAGATAGTGTTGCTGGACAACAAATTCGCGACGCTGCCCTACGTCGTCGGTGAGGGCCGCCGGGTGATCGGCAACATCGAACGGGTCTCGAACCTGTTCTTGACCAAGACCGTGTACTCGGTGCTGCTCGCGATCTTCGTCGGACTGGCCGGGCTGGCCTCGAAGTTCTTCGGCACCGACCCGTTGCTGTTCCCGTTCCAGCCGATCCACGTCACGATCGCGGCGTGGTTCACGATCGGCATCCCGGCGTTCGTGCTGTCGCTGGCGCCGAACAACGAGCGCGCCCACTCCGGCTTCGTGCGCCGGGTGATGACGGCGGCGCTGCCCTCCGGACTGGTGGTCGGGCTGGCGACGTTCATCTCCTATCTCGTCGCCTACCAGGGCCGCGAAGCGTCGTCGGCCGAGCAGACGCAGGCGTCGACGGCGGCGCTGATCACGCTGCTGGTCGCTGCGGTCTGGGTGCTCGCGGTGGTGGCACGCCCGTACCAGTGGTGGCGGGTGGCGCTGGTCGCGGTGTCCGGGCTGGCCTACGTGGTCATCTTCTCGATACCGCTGGCGCGTGACCTGTTCATTCTCGACATTTCGAACGTCAAGACCACGACGATCGCCCTGCTGATCGGGGTGGCCGGCGCGGTCGCGGTCGAGGTGATCTGGTGGGTGCAGGGGGCGGCGCTGGGAGAGCCTCGACGGCTGTGGCGATCCGAGTAG
- a CDS encoding antitoxin codes for MSFLDKLKNWVSKNPDKAGSAIDKAGDFFDQKTQGKYTQHVDKAQDAARNYVTKNNPQGAPQPQQPAPPPPQQQPPTAPPTS; via the coding sequence ATGTCGTTTCTGGACAAGCTGAAGAACTGGGTGTCGAAGAATCCCGACAAAGCCGGCAGCGCGATCGACAAGGCGGGCGATTTCTTCGACCAGAAGACACAGGGCAAATACACGCAGCACGTCGACAAGGCACAGGACGCGGCGCGCAACTACGTCACCAAGAACAACCCGCAGGGCGCCCCGCAGCCGCAACAACCGGCACCGCCGCCGCCCCAGCAGCAGCCACCGACCGCGCCGCCCACCTCGTAG